The proteins below come from a single Williamwhitmania sp. genomic window:
- a CDS encoding HAD hydrolase family protein, protein MDVRMVVTDLDGTLLRADHTVGEKDMETLARLGEQGVVRVAATGRSIFTAAQVLSPDFPIDYLVFSTGSGVMRWADKQLTLVMQLQPEEVTHIASLLVSERFDFMVHDAIPKNHLFQFYSANGDNSDFNKRCQHYHGFTSPFIPGIPFPEPATQILIILPQEKASREVEVRQLLPGYSIIKATSPFDGRSIWLEVFPRGVSKAHGIDWIAATHGIATGNIVAVGNDYNDVEMLNHAGCSFVVANAPDDLRAIYQTTTDNEQCG, encoded by the coding sequence ATGGATGTTAGAATGGTAGTAACCGATTTGGATGGAACATTGCTGCGTGCCGATCACACCGTAGGCGAAAAGGATATGGAAACCCTTGCAAGGCTTGGCGAGCAAGGTGTGGTAAGGGTGGCGGCTACGGGTCGATCGATCTTCACTGCCGCGCAGGTGCTGAGTCCCGACTTTCCCATCGACTACCTCGTTTTCTCCACCGGTTCGGGTGTGATGCGCTGGGCCGATAAGCAGCTGACGCTTGTAATGCAGCTGCAGCCCGAGGAGGTTACCCACATTGCCTCGCTGCTGGTATCGGAGAGGTTCGATTTTATGGTGCATGATGCCATACCCAAGAATCATCTGTTCCAGTTTTACTCCGCAAATGGCGATAATTCCGATTTTAACAAGCGCTGCCAGCACTACCATGGCTTTACATCACCATTTATTCCCGGCATTCCATTTCCGGAGCCTGCCACCCAAATTCTGATTATTCTGCCTCAGGAGAAGGCCAGCAGGGAGGTGGAGGTGAGGCAACTGCTGCCGGGCTACAGTATTATAAAGGCCACCTCACCATTCGATGGCCGCTCCATCTGGCTGGAGGTGTTTCCACGCGGCGTTTCAAAGGCGCATGGCATCGATTGGATTGCCGCTACTCACGGTATTGCTACGGGCAACATTGTGGCCGTGGGCAACGACTACAACGACGTGGAGATGCTCAACCATGCAGGCTGCAGCTTTGTGGTGGCAAATGCTCCCGACGATCTTCGTGCCATTTACCAAACTACCACCGACAATGAGCAGTGTGGCTT